A part of Arachis hypogaea cultivar Tifrunner chromosome 12, arahy.Tifrunner.gnm2.J5K5, whole genome shotgun sequence genomic DNA contains:
- the LOC112727606 gene encoding homoserine kinase: MAACFLCPCPHPSSASASASPLDLKEEGGAICITIAIPTHRRRTRIRCNLSVPSKTNAITKTEPHPVCTSVKAFAPATVANLGPGFDFLGCAVDGLGDTVSLTVDPHVHPGEISISDISGTGNNTTRLSKNPLWNCAGIAALEVMKMLGIRSVGLSLSLQKGLPLGSGLGSSAASAAAAAVAVNEIFGNKLGVQELVLASLKSEEKVSGYHADNVAPAIMGGFVLIRNYEPLDLIQLTFPAEKELFFVLVTPEFEAPTKKMRAALPSEIGMPHHVWNCSQAGALVASVLQGDLPALGKALSSDKIVEPRRAPLIPGMEGVKRAALDAGAFGCTISGAGPTAVAVIDDERKGMEIGERMVEAFLKEGNLKACANVKHLDRVGARLISSTRI; this comes from the coding sequence ATGGCAGCGTGCTTCCTCTGTCCCTGTCCACATCCTTCATCTGCATCTGCATCTGCATCTCCTTTGGATctgaaagaagaaggaggagccATCTGCATCACAATCGCCATTCCAACACACAGGAGGAGGACCAGGATCAGATGCAACCTCTCCGTCCCCTCAAAAACCAACGCCATCACCAAGACCGAGCCCCACCCCGTCTGCACCTCCGTCAAAGCCTTTGCTCCAGCAACCGTCGCTAATCTTGGTCCCGGCTTCGACTTCCTCGGCTGCGCCGTCGATGGCCTCGGTGACACCGTCTCCCTCACCGTTGACCCACACGTCCACCCAGGAGAGATCTCCATCTCCGACATATCCGGTACGGGCAACAACACTACCAGGCTGAGCAAAAACCCTCTCTGGAACTGCGCAGGGATCGCCGCGCTCGAAGTCATGAAGATGCTTGGAATCCGCTCCGTCggcctctccctctctcttcagAAGGGTCTCCCCTTGGGAAGTGGCCTGGGGTCCAGCGCCGCCAGCGCCGCCGCAGCCGCCGTGGCTGTCAACGAGATCTTTGGCAACAAACTGGGGGTGCAGGAGCTCGTCCTGGCTTCCCTGAAGTCGGAGGAGAAGGTTTCCGGCTACCACGCCGACAACGTGGCGCCGGCGATCATGGGGGGGTTCGTGCTGATCCGCAACTACGAGCCCCTGGATTTGATCCAGCTGACGTTCCCGGCGGAGAAGGAGCTTTTCTTCGTGCTGGTGACGCCAGAGTTTGAGGCCCCAACAAAGAAGATGCGAGCTGCCCTCCCTTCGGAGATTGGGATGCCGCACCACGTCTGGAACTGCAGCCAGGCGGGGGCCCTAGTGGCGTCGGTCCTGCAGGGGGACTTGCCGGCTCTCGGGAAGGCTCTCTCCTCCGACAAGATTGTTGAGCCTCGCCGTGCCCCCTTGATTCCCGGCATGGAGGGCGTCAAGAGAGCCGCTCTCGACGCAGGTGCTTTCGGCTGCACCATCAGCGGCGCTGGCCCCACTGCCGTTGCGGTCATTGACGACGAGCGCAAAGGAATGGAGATCGGTGAGCGCATGGTAGAGGCTTTTCTTAAGGAGGGCAACTTGAAGGCCTGTGCTAACGTTAAGCACCTTGATCGCGTTGGTGCTAGGCTTATTAGTAGCACCAGGATTTAA